CTGCTATTTCTTCGGTCTTTCTTGAGAAAATGTCTTGCTGTGGAGGAAACTGTGGTTGTGGATCTGGCTGCAAGTGCGGCAACGGTTGCGGAGGGTACGTCTCGAGCCTCTGTTTTAGTTTTCAATTGTAacaattttctatttaaaattttgagattttttataatTCACGACCTCTGTTTTCAATTGATCGTAACGTGTGATGTTTCTGCTGTCGCAGTTGCAAAATGTACCCGGACTTGGGCTTTTCCGGCGAGTCGACCACGACTGAGACTTTCGTCTTCGGCGTTGCACCCACAATGAAGAACCAGCACGAGGCTTCTGGCGAGGGTGTCGCTGAGAACGATGCATGCAAGTGTGGATCTGACTGCAAGTGTGATCCTTGCACCTGTAAATGAATAATGAAACCTCTCTAAGGTGGCAGAGATAATCAGAGTTTAATTATATTAAGTAACCCTAATGATGTTCTAGGTTTTGTTTTACGGTGTAATAATGGCTGCAGGCTTTTGTCTTTTAGCCGATAATGGTTTTCGTTTGTGTTGACGTATCTAGTCTCTAGATGTCTCTGCCATGTGTGACGGATGAGTCAGTTtgtacttttttctttttttttttcaaattgaaatttcatatttatccgAAAGGTTTTTAGAACCAGTACATTAGAATACT
This region of Brassica napus cultivar Da-Ae chromosome C5, Da-Ae, whole genome shotgun sequence genomic DNA includes:
- the LOC111206504 gene encoding metallothionein-like protein type 2, MT2-18, whose product is MSCCGGNCGCGSGCKCGNGCGGCKMYPDLGFSGESTTTETFVFGVAPTMKNQHEASGEGVAENDACKCGSDCKCDPCTCK